The DNA region ACGGAATCTACCGGGATCATCCATCGTGTTTCCTGTTGATATACAAAGTTTGATCTCCTGACTTCCCGCATCCTTTTTTCTGGTATAGTGAAAATCATTGGTCGCCACGAGTCCAAGTCCATATTCTTTGGCAAGTTCAGCCAGCGCAGGCCGTACCGCCGCCTCTTCCGGCAATCCGTGGTTTTGTAATTCTATAAAGTAATTATCTTTTCCAAACGTATCCATATAAAACCGGATAATTTTTCTTGCCTGTTCCAAATCTCCCTTCAGGACTGCCTGTGGCAATTCGCCGCCGATACAAGCCGACAATGCAATAACACCTTCATGATACTTCAGAAGTAAATCATGATCTGCCCGAGGTTTATGATAGTATCCTTCCGTCCACGATTTTGAACAGATTTTTATAATATTCTTATAACCAGTGTTATTCTCTGCCAAGAGAATCAAATGAGCCAGCTTTTCTTTTTTATCGGCATCCTTAATGAAACGGCTCCCCGCTGTCACATATATCTCACAACCGATAATCGGCTTAATCCCCTGTTTTAAGCATTCTTTATAAAGGTAAACAGCTCCATACATAACGCCATGATCTGTAATGGCTATCGCCGTCTGCCCCAGTTCTTTTACATACGAAACAAGTTCCTTGATTCGACAAGTTCCGTCAAATAGGCTGTACTCTGTATGAGAATGGAGATGAACAAATGAATCCATACTATCCTCCAATTCATTAACTATACACAATCAAATTACAAAAAGACATTTAGTATTTCAGTATTTATCATACCACAGGGATAATTCTCCACCAATAAAAAACAGGCTTTAACCTTATTTTTCTCTTGGTTGCCTGTTTTCCGTTTTTACTCAACTTTTTCTGATCTTTTCTTCTTTAGTACCACTGAACTACCGCTCTTTTCCGCTTCAAGAACATCATCTTCCGATAAGTGATCCGTATCTAAAACGATTTTCACACCCATCCGATCCAGCATTTCATCAATGGTATGCTGCGTTTTAAAAAGTTCACCCATTTTTAGCTCCTTATCCTCATTTTCATTCAAATATGGTCTTCCCAAACATATTCCACTTTATGGCGACACATCCGCCAAATAAATACGATACCTGTCCATACGGCGGCAGCTCCGATAATCAAACTCATATCGACTTTGATTACAGAATCCTGCGCTGGGGAAGGAAAGCTTAACATCATGGTAAATAAATAGATACACACGGCACCCCACTGCGCAATATAGGACAGCAACATCCCCGCATATACATGTCTGGCTCTTACGGAAAAAAACGCTATGGCTGAAATAATTACAACAGATGAAAATCCTGACAGAAGCATATCTGTTCCAAATATTTCACGATTCCCCAAAACATACCATGCACCAAAAACAGCAATAAATGCCATCAATGAAAGAATATTGGTTACAAGGAAAGTCGCCCGAAATCTTTCCCCCAACGGGTTCGCTGTCTTACAGGCTCCATAGATGGCACCGACCTGAATACAACTCATAAACAACCAAATAAGGCCAAACACACTTTTCGTTGTAAAAAGGTCCCAATTGGCCAATTCCAACGCAAGAACCCCTGCAGAGATGACATTAATGATTGTGATAAAACGGACTCCTCTTAATAGCAAAGGCTGCTGGAATATATTCCCCCAAAAGGCTGCCGCTAACCGCACAATCATTCCCGTAAGAATAATCCCCAAAGGCCAAAATGTGCTTTCCGGAATATTAAACCGACCATTCGAAAAAAGTGCGCCAGTCACCCCTGCGCAGAGAAACGCCCATGCTTCATTTCCGTCTAACCCCGGTTTTAAAAGATTAAGCGCCGTCTTTCTTTCCTCTTCGTTTTGCGCAACCATCGGTGCTACAATAGCTACGCCAAAATCCTGAGACTCCAGCCACAAATATATGGCAAGAAAAAACATCGGTACAAATAATATATAATCAGTAGAATCCATCATTCCCCCCTAATCTTTATCGGAATTTATCGGAACAGCTTTTACCCCGAAGTATGTCCATATTTTATCACAAATAAAAAGGAAATGAATCTCATGGCTTTTCTCGCACCGCTTTGTTATGATAACTGATAAGAGGTGATTTTATGTCTAACTTATTAAAATTGACCATGATCCTCACAAAGGCTAAAGTCGCAGATATTGCAACAAGAAGATTATTATCCTTTGGTGATAAAATGATAAAAACAAATTCAAAAAGGCGGTTCACTCCGCTCCGGCCGATTGCAGGCGTTTTCTGGCTCTTACATCCTCGAAAGGAACTTTATTTCTTTATACTGCAAAAATCTCTGACGGTTGCATGGTCTATTACAAAATCCATCATCAATAAAAAAGTTTAGAATGCAATCCATATCTAATTACGCAGCATTTTTCGTATTTCATCAGCAGCTTCCAATATTGTTCCACCGCCATGCACGGCATATAAGCACAAAGCAGCAAGACAAAATATGTCATTCTTGGTATCTGCATATACTGGATAGGAAAACACTGATTCCTCTGCAAAAAAACTGCTTATTTCCATTTTGGTGACACAAGTAATCAGCTTTCTCGTTAAGGCTCCTTCATAGATAATAAGACCCTGCTTTTCCATGCACCGGGCCGCATGAGCAAAAAGCCCCGACTCCTCCAGATCCTTCGTTACAATCACAAAGGAGTCGGCCGCTCTTATCCGTGCCAATGCTTCTACACGATTACTTAATACAGACTGATGTCCGGCAAAAAATAATCCCGCTTTTATTCCCTGCCTATCTAAAAAATGGCAAAGGGATAAGGCCTTTTTTTTTGCAGATTCATCAGGAACTATAAAAACAATCACAAAAGACATTCCCTGGTTTTCATCCGGATACCATTCTGCCAATTCAGCCAGCTGTTTATAGGAAATCCCTGCCAATCTGTTCACACTTTCATGAAAAATCTCTCGGTTATGCCGAGAGATCGTAAATAAACGTCAAAAATGATTAAAAGATTTACGCCCAGATGGTGCCAACTGCCCTTCCATCGCTTTAATCATTCGTCTGCGTTCTTCTATATCGCTCTTTTCACGTCCCGATATAACGGCACCCCAAATAAGGCCTACCGAAATAACATTAGTCAACAATGACGTACCGCCATAAGAAATAAAGGGCAATGGAATCCCAGTAACAGGAAAACATCCAATGACCATTGCCATATTAATAATTCCCTGTACAGAGATAAGCAATGTCAATCCGTAAACAAGTAAAGATTCATAAGGTTGTTTCAACTGGCGGGCGCAGGAAAACCCGCACATAAGAAATCCCATGAACAGGCACATAACAGCAACTGAACCGATGAATCCAAACTCCTGGCTGAAAACTGCATAAGCAAAATCTGTATGCTGTTCAGGAAGGTATAAAAATTTGTACACCCCTTCCCCCGGCCCCTGCCCCCAAAATCCACCGGAACCGACTGCGGTTAAACTCCGTACAATCTGATATCCCGCCCCCAAAGGATCGGCAAACGGATCCCATAATATAGCCATACGCTCCGCGCGATAAGCAGAAACAACAGCCAGATATCCCCCAAGACAAACTGCCGTCACAATTCCTGCCAAGATTTCCAAAAACGGCATCCCCGCAAGAATATAAAGCAGTCCCGGAAAAAAAAGGATAATAGCCGCCGTTCCCATGTCAGGTTGGAGCAAAACAATCGTTGCCAAAACCGCAGGACATAATATCGGCAAAAAATGATGGACAAGCCCCCTCCTTTTCCGACGCTTTCCCGCAGGGCGATTCAATATACCATAAAAAACTGTAATAGGCTCTTTATTATTGATCCGTTTCGCCAAAAAAGCAGCCGTCCAAATAATTCCCGCAACTTTCGCCAATTCCGAAGGCTGCAGTGACATGGGGCCCAACATAATCCAGCGATTCGCACCATTAACACTAATTCCCGCAAATTTAACAAGAATAAGAAGCAGAAATACCGCAATAAACCAAAGCCAAGCACCTTGCCGAATTTTATTCGTTCCCAATTTAACAGCAATCCAGGCTGCAAAAATTCCTCCTAAGAGAAACAGGATGTGGTTCGATATATGTTTATATGCGCTTCCGCCGTCATAAATATCCATATAATATGTCGAGCTGTATATATTTAAGCATCCTATCACTATAAGCACGCCGGTAATCGCAATAAGCCACCGTAAAGAATCCGGTACATACTTCATCTTATCGGACGCGTGGCCACGAGACGACATACAAGGTTCCCCTTTCTGCTGAACTTTTCTTCATACTCTGTTTCCACATCGCCTTTCACCGGTTCACGGTGGAGATCGTAAGTAATGAAAGAAATCTTCCATCCCATTTCCTTGAACTCCGCCAAAGAAAAATCAAAGAGGTCTTTATTATCTGTTTTAAAACGGATTTCTCCACCTTCTTTAAGTATCCATTCATATTTTTTCAGGAACTCTCTATAGGTCAATCGCCGCTTCGCATGTCTGGCTTTAGGCCAAGGATCGCTAAAATTCAAATAAATGACGGAAACCTCTCCCCGGGCAAAAATATCCTGAATATGTTTCACATCCCCTAAAATCAAGCGGACATTGGCAACTGGCGGATCCATCTCTGCGGTCTTCTTGGCCGCATAATAAATGACACCTTCCTGTACCTCCATTCCTATATAGTTGATATCGGGATGAAAGCTTGCCATGCGGGAAATAAACCGTCCCTTTCCTGTACCGAATTCTACATGAATTGGGTTCTCAGGTTCAGGAAATAAAGTATTCCATTTGCCTTTCAGCCGTGTCGGCTCCTCCATGTATAAAATATCCGTATAATCCTTTATCGCTTCATCTATCCAAGGTTTCCTCCGAAGACGCATAGATCCTCCACCATTTTATTTTCCTTATTGATTATAGCATAATGACCACCGCATAAACCGATTGTCTGAAGGCCGCTACTTTTGACTGACGCCTTCATTTCTAATATACGTTACCGGCTGCGTTCGTAAAAATGTCTGATCAAAATTGTTCCAATTAAAATTCATATGTCCCGCTTCTTCTGCCGCCTCCATTCTTTTTCGATTCCACAACCTGTCGATTTCTTCCTTATTTTCTCCTACCTGTTCCCTATCATTCCTAATCATTACGTTTCCATACATCGTCATTAATGTGGTTACATCCTTATCAAAATCAGGTGAAAACAGATTACATGCTGAATCATAATGGACAGCGGTCAATCCCATCATTCCCATCAGCGTATCATACAGCATATCATTGGAAAACGGTACGTTCCTTCGCGCCTCAATCATCGCGGCCGTCTGCGGATTTATCCGATGATAGTCCTCAGACATATAAATCCAAAATGGAATATGAACCATGGTGAAGTTAAATTGATCCGCATTGTGTCCCGGTCGGGCCGTCACCTCTTCACCATGATCAGAGAAATACATAACAGCATCAGCATGCAGGTAATTGGTGGCCTCATTCATGATAGATTCCATCACATAATCATTAAACAGAACTGAATTATCATATTCATCATTCATAACCTCTGCCGTTTCACGTTCTTTAGATGTATCAACCGGCCAATGATAGAACTCTCTGGGATAGCGGTCCCAATAACTGATATGGCTCCCCATCAAATGAATGACGATCAGCTGCCTCCTGTTTGCAGGATCCACTTTTTTTAAATAAGGTATCAGCGCAGTATCGTAATCTTTCGTAATTACATCGGTTCCTATATATTGATTAAGCCAATATTGGTCATCACACTCAGAACCGATAGCACCGATAGGCGTATCCCATATACCGAAACGGGACTGATTAGATATCCATGTAGTTTTAAATCCCGCTTCTCTTGCCAAATCAATAATAGAATAAGCATCAGACAAATTCATTCCGTTATATTGGTTCTTCTCCGTCAGCGCACAAGTGAGAACTTGTACCGTCTGCGTATAGCAGGAATAGACATGATTAAAAAACGTATAGTGAGGATCTAGGTTTGCCTCTGTTTGAAATGGCGTCGTTTCCCTTTTATATCCATATACATGCATATGATCCCGCGTAAGCGATTCTCCTATGACCAGTATATATACTCCATCAGGAGCCGCTTTCAGCTTCGCCAGCACATCCGGATCTGTAATGTGCATATTCCGCCTTGCTTTTAAAATGGATTGATACTCGCCAAAGCTTCTTAAAGTTTGATATGCCTCAGCATATACATGGGCAATACGTGTACTGCTGATAGAAAGTACAGAAAGCCCACAATTCGCAAAGAAGAAGAAAAGCAATACAAACCAGGCCTTTTTGGATACAATTTCTTCCTGATGAAAGCTGTACCTGCTAATAAGGAACACCAATGCCCCCAACAGGATCAGCGCGATAATCCCGCCTGCCAATCCGGCATAGGGAAGATTTACTTCCATGTAAGAAATCGCTTCCGATATATTTGTCTGCGCCATGGCTATCATCATATTCACTGACAAAAGAGCCTTAGTCGTCATATAATACCCGATATAGCTGAATTGGATCAGCACATATAAGAGAATGAAAACCATGCAGATAATCCGGGCAATCATTCTCCACCTATGCGGCAGCAGCCATGCAGCAGTAAGACAGGAAATAAAAAGATAAAGAGGCGTGCTAAATTCCCCCGATAAATCTGCCATATCCAGAGTGACATTAGCTTGTATAGATAAATAAGGCACAATAAGAGAAAGCCCGAATAAAAATGTAATCGTAAGCCACAGTGATACAATCGCTTTTAATAAATGCCGTCTGATGAAGTATGCAGTCACGAATCCTGTTTGCAGAAAAAGCAAAAAAAGTTTAATTAATGAATATGGCTGATATCCGCCGGGCGCACCAAAATGCCAGCTTAAGAAAAATGTGATTCCTACAGGTATGAATGTGGCAAATGCCCACCAGTATATCCAATGTATATTTCCCGACTTATCCATACCCGGCATATGATTTACAGTTCCTCTGGTTCCCATGTATATAAAACCTTTACTCCATATAATGTACTTATTTTATATCTTTGATTATTCTAACACAGCCGTAAAGAAATCATATCCATCTTTCCTCCCTATAAATTTAAAAAGATGGTATCCGCGAAAAGATAACCATCTTTCACTTTTATGTATAAATAAACCTCTAATTTGTTAATGCTCTCAAAGGCGCCGGAATCTTTCCTCCCCGGGCAATAAACTGATCTGCTTTAAACCGATTAATATCAATAACCGGTGCATATCCCATAAGTCCGCCGAAATTAACCATGTCTCCAGGCTTCTTTCCGGGAGCCGGAATCAGTCTTGTCGCCGTCGTTTTGTTATTAATCATGCCGATTGCGGCTTCATCAGCAAGAATCGCCGAAATCGTCGCTGCGGAAGTATCTCCCGGAATTGCTATCATATCCAATCCGACGGAACATACGCAGGTCATGGCTTCCAATTTTTCCAAAGAAAGACTTCCCCGCTGCACCGCTTCAATCATACCGAGGTCTTCGCTGACCGGAATAAATGCTCCCGACAGGCCTCCAACACTAGAAGACGCCATGAGACCACCCTTTTTCACCGAGTCATTCAAAAGTGCAAGTGCCGCGGTCGTCCCCGGTCCGCCGCAACTTTCCAATCCCATTTCTTCCAATACCTGCGCCACACTATCTCCGACAGCTGCCGTTGGTGCCAATGATAAATCAACAATACCGAAAGAAGCGTGAAGACGTTCTGTAGCCGCTTCCGCCACAAGCTGACCTAAACGCGTAATCATGAACGCCGTATTTTTCACCGTTTTTGCTACAACATCAAAAGGTGCGCCTTTTATACTTTCCAAGGCTTTTTTCACAACACCGGGACCGGAAACGCCGACATGGATAGCAACATCCCCCTGCGTCACCCCATGGAATGCGCCTGCCATAAAAGGATTATCTTCCACAGCATTACAAAATTCAACCAGTTTTGTACAGCCATACGCATCTTTATCTTTCGTCAACTCTGCCGTTTCTTTAACAATTTCCCCCATACGTTTTACAGCATCCATATTGATACCCGCTTTAGTTGACCCGATAGCGACAGAACTGCAAATGCTCCGTGTCACGGCTAAAGCCTCGGGAATGGAATCAATCAGCACCTTATCCGCCGATGTCATCCCCCGATCAACTAAAGCGGAAAACCCGCCAAGAATATCTACACCGACTTCATCAGCTGCTCTTTGGAGTGTTTCAGCAATCGAAACGTAGCTGGAACTCCTGATTCCGCCTGCTACCAGTGCAATCGGCGTTACAGAAATCCGCCTGTTTATAATCGGTACGCCGTACTCACGGGATATATCATGGCTTACCTCCGCCAGATCTTCCGCATTACGGCAGATTGTATCATAAATGTTATTACACAAAGTTTTTTCATCAGAAGAAACACATCCGAGCAGCGATATCCCCATCGTTATCGTCCTTACATCCAGTTTATTCTGATCAAACATACGCTCCGTGGACAGGATATCCTCAATATCTAATTCAAGCATGGTCCCTCCTCAAATGCGATGCATAGCATAAAATATGTCTGCAAGCTGTACACGCACATCCACACCCAGTTCTTTACCAAGCATCCCCAATGCATCTTGTACATCTTTAAGAGTTCCCTTTGCCTTTTCCATATCACAAATCAGGATCATATCAAAAATTCCATCCAAAATCGTCTGAGAAATATCCAGTATATTAATATTCTGCAGTGCCAATTCTTTAGTAACGCCCGCAACGATACCGACACTGTCCGCGCCGATAACCGTAACAACAATCTTTTTCATACCCGTTCTCCTTTCCCCTGACAAAAAGTCATAATTTAATACTTAGTCATTATATCATATAACACCGTATCTTTTATCCATTAGCATTTCGTATTCATCTTTTTATCCCCATAAACAGTATCCTTCACTCTTTTCTTCTATAAATAATGAAGAGAACCGTGTATAATAAATAACCAAAGAATAGCTCGTTTATCTTTCAGAAGGAGAACTTATGAAAAGTTTAAAATATATTTCCTGGAATGTTAATGGACTCCGCGCTTGTATGAAAAAAGGCTTTATGCAGTCTTTTAAAGAGTTGGATGCAGATTGCTTCTGTCTGCAGGAAACGAAACTCCAGCCTGACCAGATCGAGCTTGACCTCCCAGGTTATTATCAGTATTGGAACAGTGCAGTAAAAAAAGGATACAGCGGAACCGCATTATTTACTAAAATAAAACCTCTCTCTGTTACCTATGGTATCGGTATGGAGGAGCATGATCAAGAAGGACGGGTCATCACAGCAGATTTTAATGACCACTGCCTGGTAACCTGCTACACACCAAACAGCCAGCGTGGACTGGCACGGCTTACATATAGAATGAAATGGGAAGATGATTTTAAAAAATATCTGCTTGATTTATCTAAAAAAAAGCCGGTCATTCTCTGCGGCGATTTGAATGTGGCCCACGAGGAGATCGACCTTGCCAATCCGGCATCAAATCATATGAACGCAGGTTTTACTGATGACGAACGTAATAAAATGACAGAACTCCTTTCCGATGGATTTACTGACTCTTTTCGCTATTTACATCAGGACAAAAAAGATGCCTACTCCTGGTGGAGCTACTTTGCAAAATCCAGGGAAAGAAATATCGGGTGGAGAATTGATTATTTCCTCGTCTCCGATATATTGCAGCCGCGGATTAAAGCGGCAGAAATCCATTCTTCCATTTTGGGCAGTGACCACTGCCCGGTGGAATTGGATATTGAAATCTAAGATATACCTGCAAGATTCTAATTATTTATACCATTCAGAAAGAAGGAATTTAAATGACGAATGTACTCATCGTGGAAGATGAGCCTGCCATTTCCGACATGGAAAGGGATTTTCTTGAAGGCGCGGGATACAATCCCTTCATTGCAGAAAACAGTGAAGAAGCATTGCACATGATGCGCAGTGAAAAGATAGATGCCGTTATTCTCGATGTCACCCTGCCGGGAGAAGATGGATTTTCCCTTTGCCGCAAACTGAGAGAAATCACAAACGTGCCCATTCTTTTTGCAACAGCCAGAACAGAAGACTCTGATATCGTCCGCGGGCTGGGACTTGGTGCCGATGACTACCTGCTTAAACCGCTGAAAGGAACCATCCTTATTGCCCATTTACGTGCACAGCTTTCTGTCCACATGCGGATTAAAGCGGAACAACTCAATAAATCCATGCCGGAAGAAGGAATTACTATCGGAGACCTCATCATACGCCCCAAAGCTCGGCAAGTCATTCTTAACGATAAAAATGTATTGCTTACAGGCAAAGAATTTGATCTTCTCTATTTCCTTGCCACACATCCCAATGAAGTATTTTCAAAAGAGCAGCTGTTCGAACAGATATGGAGCTTAGATCCCATCGGTGAGCCGGCAACGGTTACAGTCCACATTAACCGGCTCCGTTCCAAATTAAAAAAGGTATCCGGCCGTGCTTATGAACGGATTGAAACTGTTTGGGGCTCCGGCTACCGGTTTCATGGAAATTGATTCTTTTGAATGGGCAATACCATCCGATGAAGAACTTTACACCATTGCATGATACAAGGATAATATTATGAAAATTTTAATTACAGGCGGCGCAGGATTTATCGGCTCCCACTTATCCGATGCGCTCCTCGCTGCCGGGCATGAGATCACAATCATAGATGATCTTTCGAGCGGAACAAAAGATTTTCTTCCCAAAGAAGCGGAATTTCTCAAAATGGATATCCGGGATGAAAAACTGACGGATATCTTTAAAGAAAGACATTTCGACATCATCTATCACGAAGCAGCGCAGACCATGGTTCCCGCTTCTATTGATAATCCCTATCTGGACGCGGATATAAACATCAGCGGTATGCTCCGTGTACTGGAAGCCGCACGCAAAACAGATGTGCAAAAAATTATCTTCTCTTCCTCCGCCGCGGTTTATGGAGATAATCCCGCGCTCCCTCTTACAGAAAATCTGATTCCCGCTCCCAGTTCTTTTTATGGACTTACAAAGTGGATGACGGAAAAATATCTCGCTCTTTACCATAAAATTTACGAACTCTCCTATACCGTCCTCCGTTACAGTAATGTGTACGGCCCCCGGCAAGGTGCTGATGGCGAAGGCGGTGTCATTTATATTTTTGCCAAATCGCTCGCGGAAAACAAACCGATTACCATTTTCGGAGACGGTCGGCAGACCAGGGATTTTATTTCCGTCCATGATGTTATTTCTGCCAACCTGGCAGCTTTACATCAGGCGGACGGCGAAATCATAAATGTCAGCACCGAAACGGAACTGTCACTGAACGATTTGGCTTCAAAAATGATTGCGGCCGCTGGGTGTTCCGAAGACCTTCTCCGTTACGGTCCTCCACGCACAGGCGACATCTATCGCTCTTGCCTCTCTAATCAAAAAGCGAAGACACTGCTACATTGGACTCCTTCAAGAAACATCAAAGATGGTCTTACCGAAACGATTCATTTCTTTCAGGACAGACTCTAAATGATACAAAAAAGCATTTCCCTATGCAGACGCATGAACGGAAATGCTTTTTTAACTTGTTATACGAGATACTCCGCCAAAACTTTAGCTACTCCATCATTCTCGTTAGAGTCACAAATGTTTCCTGCTGCCGAACGGGCATATTCGTCCGCATTTTTTACAGCATAAGAAATTCCCGCCATTTTCAGCATAGATACATCATTTTCTGTATTACCAAAAGCGATGACCTCAGAAAGAGAAATATCCCACATATTGCACAACTTTTGAAGCGCTGTCCCTTTGCTGACTCCTTTTTTATGGACATCCACGAAATCATCTCCCGGGAATACGACTTCTACCTCATCTGAAAAATTCGTCTCTATGACCCTGCGTATCTCTCTGCGGACCGCTTCGGACCCATCCGCAAAAATCAGCCTCGTCGGCTTTTTCTTCGGATGGTAAAATGCATTTCCCAGGTATGCCACAGCCTTGGTTCTGTACTTCTTATACTTTGCTTCCGTTTTATTGGGCTCTGGCAAATAGATCTGGTCATCAAAAAAAGTATGTACCAGCCATCCTTTTTCTCTTGCTGTCAGAAGAATCTTTTCTGCCACGGAAATATCTATCCCATCCTGCCATATCGGTCTCCCGGAACGGCTCATCATGATCCATGCGCCGGTATAACAAATCAAAGGTGTATCAGAAAGTCCCAATTCTTCCGCCTTGGGACGCGCTGCGTCAAACATACGCCCCGTCGCCAGCACGATGTGTATCCCTCTGTGTTCTGCTTTCCGTATAATATCCTTGGAAAAATCGGAAAGCGACATATCATCATGAAGAAGAGTTCCGTCCAGATCAATCGCCGCCATTTTGATTTTCATTCAATTTCTCCTTTATAGGCCATCATCTATTCGTTATAATAGTATGTATCTATTTATAACGAACGGAGTACATCCAGTCACATGAAATATCGGTTACTGCTTCTTTTAGCAGCTCTTATCTGGGGCTTTGCCTTCGTCGCGCAAGTCATAGGCATGGATTCCATCGGCCCCTACGCTTTTAACGGGATCCGTTTCCTTTTAGGTTCCCTGTCTCTGCTTCCTATTATTTATTATTATCCTTCCGGCAGAAATCCGAAAGAAGCTTCCTTTTCCATCTGGGTTGCCATTCTTATGGCGGGTATACTTCTCTGCGGCGGCGCCACTCTTCAGCAGGTCGCCCTTCAATACACCACGGCATCAAAAACAAGTTTCCTTACTGCCACTTACCTGCTCATGGTGCCGGTCATCGGTCTTTTCTTCGGGCAGGTACTGCGCCTGAACCATATCTTCGGTGTCATTCTTGCCATGGCGGGGGTCTACTTTATTTCCATCACGGAAACACTCGATATCGGATATGGAGATTTCTTAGTGCTTCTCTGTGCCATCTGCTACGCAGCCCATATCATTCTCCTCAACTATCTGACGCAGCGTTTCCCGCCTGTCACACTCTCATCCGGACAATTCATGGTCGTAGGTATATGCAATCTTATTCTGGCCTTCTTCTTTGAAACCGTTTCTATTTCAAGCATACTGTCCTCCTGGTGGCCCATTTTATATACAGGCATACTTTCTACCGGTGTCGCATATACCTTACAGGCAGTGGGACAGAAATATCTCCCTGCCACGGAAGCCACCATGCTCCTAAGTCTGGAAATGGTCTTTGGCGGACTCTGCGGCGTGCTCTTTCTGAATGAATCCTTTACCGGAAAGCAGCTCATCGGTATCCTCTGCATGACAGCCGGCGTATTTCTTGCGCAGATACCAAGCCGCACTATACTGCCGCTGAAAAAATGAAATAGCCAACTTACGAAATAATACAAAGGAGCAAAATGATCCTCTACCCTTACGATTAAAGTCATTACAGCGAGTATCCTCAGTCGCACTGCGTGCGCCAGCTCCTTATAAACAAGGAGCCTTGCTGTATCTCATCTTTTCTCATAAAGTATTTAATACGAACCGACATTTAGAAAAGGAGTTCTAACGGTAAGAATAAGGATTGAGTGAGCCTCCTTATCTATAAGGAGGGGGACCACGTCAGTGGTGGAGGATACTGGCTCGAGGGAGTGACACGAAAGGTAAGAATGAAACTCTCTCCTCTGTCAGTCGTCTGCCGGCTTTTATTATCTGTTATTAAGGAGCAGAACGACGCGTAAAAATGGTTC from Dialister invisus DSM 15470 includes:
- the trmB gene encoding tRNA (guanosine(46)-N7)-methyltransferase TrmB; the protein is MRLRRKPWIDEAIKDYTDILYMEEPTRLKGKWNTLFPEPENPIHVEFGTGKGRFISRMASFHPDINYIGMEVQEGVIYYAAKKTAEMDPPVANVRLILGDVKHIQDIFARGEVSVIYLNFSDPWPKARHAKRRLTYREFLKKYEWILKEGGEIRFKTDNKDLFDFSLAEFKEMGWKISFITYDLHREPVKGDVETEYEEKFSRKGNLVCRLVATRPIR
- a CDS encoding PFL family protein produces the protein MLELDIEDILSTERMFDQNKLDVRTITMGISLLGCVSSDEKTLCNNIYDTICRNAEDLAEVSHDISREYGVPIINRRISVTPIALVAGGIRSSSYVSIAETLQRAADEVGVDILGGFSALVDRGMTSADKVLIDSIPEALAVTRSICSSVAIGSTKAGINMDAVKRMGEIVKETAELTKDKDAYGCTKLVEFCNAVEDNPFMAGAFHGVTQGDVAIHVGVSGPGVVKKALESIKGAPFDVVAKTVKNTAFMITRLGQLVAEAATERLHASFGIVDLSLAPTAAVGDSVAQVLEEMGLESCGGPGTTAALALLNDSVKKGGLMASSSVGGLSGAFIPVSEDLGMIEAVQRGSLSLEKLEAMTCVCSVGLDMIAIPGDTSAATISAILADEAAIGMINNKTTATRLIPAPGKKPGDMVNFGGLMGYAPVIDINRFKADQFIARGGKIPAPLRALTN
- a CDS encoding FtsW/RodA/SpoVE family cell cycle protein encodes the protein MSSRGHASDKMKYVPDSLRWLIAITGVLIVIGCLNIYSSTYYMDIYDGGSAYKHISNHILFLLGGIFAAWIAVKLGTNKIRQGAWLWFIAVFLLLILVKFAGISVNGANRWIMLGPMSLQPSELAKVAGIIWTAAFLAKRINNKEPITVFYGILNRPAGKRRKRRGLVHHFLPILCPAVLATIVLLQPDMGTAAIILFFPGLLYILAGMPFLEILAGIVTAVCLGGYLAVVSAYRAERMAILWDPFADPLGAGYQIVRSLTAVGSGGFWGQGPGEGVYKFLYLPEQHTDFAYAVFSQEFGFIGSVAVMCLFMGFLMCGFSCARQLKQPYESLLVYGLTLLISVQGIINMAMVIGCFPVTGIPLPFISYGGTSLLTNVISVGLIWGAVISGREKSDIEERRRMIKAMEGQLAPSGRKSFNHF
- a CDS encoding cytochrome d ubiquinol oxidase subunit II, with the protein product MMDSTDYILFVPMFFLAIYLWLESQDFGVAIVAPMVAQNEEERKTALNLLKPGLDGNEAWAFLCAGVTGALFSNGRFNIPESTFWPLGIILTGMIVRLAAAFWGNIFQQPLLLRGVRFITIINVISAGVLALELANWDLFTTKSVFGLIWLFMSCIQVGAIYGACKTANPLGERFRATFLVTNILSLMAFIAVFGAWYVLGNREIFGTDMLLSGFSSVVIISAIAFFSVRARHVYAGMLLSYIAQWGAVCIYLFTMMLSFPSPAQDSVIKVDMSLIIGAAAVWTGIVFIWRMCRHKVEYVWEDHI
- a CDS encoding phosphoethanolamine transferase, whose translation is MPGMDKSGNIHWIYWWAFATFIPVGITFFLSWHFGAPGGYQPYSLIKLFLLFLQTGFVTAYFIRRHLLKAIVSLWLTITFLFGLSLIVPYLSIQANVTLDMADLSGEFSTPLYLFISCLTAAWLLPHRWRMIARIICMVFILLYVLIQFSYIGYYMTTKALLSVNMMIAMAQTNISEAISYMEVNLPYAGLAGGIIALILLGALVFLISRYSFHQEEIVSKKAWFVLLFFFFANCGLSVLSISSTRIAHVYAEAYQTLRSFGEYQSILKARRNMHITDPDVLAKLKAAPDGVYILVIGESLTRDHMHVYGYKRETTPFQTEANLDPHYTFFNHVYSCYTQTVQVLTCALTEKNQYNGMNLSDAYSIIDLAREAGFKTTWISNQSRFGIWDTPIGAIGSECDDQYWLNQYIGTDVITKDYDTALIPYLKKVDPANRRQLIVIHLMGSHISYWDRYPREFYHWPVDTSKERETAEVMNDEYDNSVLFNDYVMESIMNEATNYLHADAVMYFSDHGEEVTARPGHNADQFNFTMVHIPFWIYMSEDYHRINPQTAAMIEARRNVPFSNDMLYDTLMGMMGLTAVHYDSACNLFSPDFDKDVTTLMTMYGNVMIRNDREQVGENKEEIDRLWNRKRMEAAEEAGHMNFNWNNFDQTFLRTQPVTYIRNEGVSQK